A section of the Tenrec ecaudatus isolate mTenEca1 chromosome 10, mTenEca1.hap1, whole genome shotgun sequence genome encodes:
- the NMRK1 gene encoding nicotinamide riboside kinase 1 isoform X3, whose amino-acid sequence MKTFVIGIGGVTNGGKTTLAKNLQKRLTNCRVISQDDFFKPESEIETDRNGFLQYDVLEALNMDEMMSVISDWMENPRYSLQSTDWASAEEIPILIIEGFLLFNYKPLDTIWNRKYFLTIPYEECKRRRSTRVYEPPDPPGYFDGHVWPMYLKHRREMDDIPLEMVYLDGTKSEEELFSQVYEDLIRELSKQKCLPGTA is encoded by the exons CGTGACCAACGGTGGGAAGACAACATTGGCTAAGAATTTGCAGAAACGCCTCACAAACTGCCGAGTCATTTCCCAGGATGATTTCTTTAAG CCAGAGTCTGAGATAGAGACAGATAGAAATGGATTTTTGCAGTATGATG TTCTTGAAGCACTTAACATGGATGAAATGATGTCAGTCATTTCCGACTGGATGGAAAATCCAAGATACTCCCTGCAGTCAACAGACTGGGCAAGTGCTGAGGAAATCCCCATCTTAATTATTGAAGGATTTCTCCTCTTTAACTATAA GCCCCTTGACACGATTTGGAATCGAAAATATTTTCTGACCATCCCGTATGAAGAatgcaagaggaggaggag TACAAGGGTCTATGAGCCACCGGACCCCCCAGGATACTTCGACGGGCATGTGTGGCCCATGTATCTGAAGCACAGGAGAGAAATGGACGACATCCCCTTGGAAATGG TTTACCTGGATGGAACAAAATCTGAAGAGGAGCTCTTTTCGCAAGTATATGAAGATCTAATACGTGAACTATCAAAGCAGAAGT GTTTGCCGGGAACTGCATGA
- the NMRK1 gene encoding nicotinamide riboside kinase 1 isoform X1 — protein MKTFVIGIGGVTNGGKTTLAKNLQKRLTNCRVISQDDFFKPESEIETDRNGFLQYDVLEALNMDEMMSVISDWMENPRYSLQSTDWASAEEIPILIIEGFLLFNYKPLDTIWNRKYFLTIPYEECKRRRSTRVYEPPDPPGYFDGHVWPMYLKHRREMDDIPLEMVYLDGTKSEEELFSQVYEDLIRELSKQKFSETQRSRSSLRCGVAMSQNPLDCIYETHE, from the exons CGTGACCAACGGTGGGAAGACAACATTGGCTAAGAATTTGCAGAAACGCCTCACAAACTGCCGAGTCATTTCCCAGGATGATTTCTTTAAG CCAGAGTCTGAGATAGAGACAGATAGAAATGGATTTTTGCAGTATGATG TTCTTGAAGCACTTAACATGGATGAAATGATGTCAGTCATTTCCGACTGGATGGAAAATCCAAGATACTCCCTGCAGTCAACAGACTGGGCAAGTGCTGAGGAAATCCCCATCTTAATTATTGAAGGATTTCTCCTCTTTAACTATAA GCCCCTTGACACGATTTGGAATCGAAAATATTTTCTGACCATCCCGTATGAAGAatgcaagaggaggaggag TACAAGGGTCTATGAGCCACCGGACCCCCCAGGATACTTCGACGGGCATGTGTGGCCCATGTATCTGAAGCACAGGAGAGAAATGGACGACATCCCCTTGGAAATGG TTTACCTGGATGGAACAAAATCTGAAGAGGAGCTCTTTTCGCAAGTATATGAAGATCTAATACGTGAACTATCAAAGCAGAAGT tctcggaaacccaaaggagcagatcTTCCTTGCGCtgtggagtcgctatgagtcagaatccacttgattgca tatatgaaacccacgagtga
- the LOC142457994 gene encoding low molecular weight phosphotyrosine protein phosphatase yields MAEQAPKSVLFVCLGNICRSPIAEAVFRKLVMDQNLLEKWRIDSAATSTYEIGNPPDYRGQNCMKKHGIPMNHIARQITKEDFATFDFILCMDESNLRDLTRKGNQVKNCKAKIELLGSYDPQKQLIIEDPYYGNDSDFETVYQQCLRCCKAFLEKAS; encoded by the coding sequence ATGGCTGAGCAGGCCCCCAAATCCGTTCTGTTTGTATGCCTGGGTAACATTTGTCGATCACCTATTGCAGAAGCAGTGTTCAGAAAACTTGTCATGGATCAAAACCTCTTAGAGAAGTGGAGAATAGACAGTGCAGCAACATCCACATATGAAATAGGAAACCCTCCTGATTATCGGGGGCAAAATTGCATGAAGAAGCATGGTATCCCCATGAATCACATTGCCCGGCAGATTACCAAAGAAGACTTTGCCACATTTGATTTTATACTATGTATGGATGAAAGCAATCTGAGAGATCTAACGAGAAAAGGGAATCAAGTTAAAAACTGCAAAGCTAAAATTGAACTGCTTGGAAGCTATGATCCACAAAAACAACTTATCATTGAAGATCCCTATTACGGGAATGACTCTGACTTTGAGACTGTGTACCAGCAGTGTCTTAGGTGCTGCAAGGCATTTTTGGAGAAGGCAAGCTAA
- the NMRK1 gene encoding nicotinamide riboside kinase 1 isoform X4: protein MKTFVIGIGGVTNGGKTTLAKNLQKRLTNCRVISQDDFFKPESEIETDRNGFLQYDVLEALNMDEMMSVISDWMENPRYSLQSTDWASAEEIPILIIEGFLLFNYKPLDTIWNRKYFLTIPYEECKRRRSTRVYEPPDPPGYFDGHVWPMYLKHRREMDDIPLEMVYLDGTKSEEELFSQVYEDLIRELSKQKLYETHE, encoded by the exons CGTGACCAACGGTGGGAAGACAACATTGGCTAAGAATTTGCAGAAACGCCTCACAAACTGCCGAGTCATTTCCCAGGATGATTTCTTTAAG CCAGAGTCTGAGATAGAGACAGATAGAAATGGATTTTTGCAGTATGATG TTCTTGAAGCACTTAACATGGATGAAATGATGTCAGTCATTTCCGACTGGATGGAAAATCCAAGATACTCCCTGCAGTCAACAGACTGGGCAAGTGCTGAGGAAATCCCCATCTTAATTATTGAAGGATTTCTCCTCTTTAACTATAA GCCCCTTGACACGATTTGGAATCGAAAATATTTTCTGACCATCCCGTATGAAGAatgcaagaggaggaggag TACAAGGGTCTATGAGCCACCGGACCCCCCAGGATACTTCGACGGGCATGTGTGGCCCATGTATCTGAAGCACAGGAGAGAAATGGACGACATCCCCTTGGAAATGG TTTACCTGGATGGAACAAAATCTGAAGAGGAGCTCTTTTCGCAAGTATATGAAGATCTAATACGTGAACTATCAAAGCAGAAGT tatatgaaacccacgagtga
- the NMRK1 gene encoding nicotinamide riboside kinase 1 isoform X5 encodes MKTFVIGIGGVTNGGKTTLAKNLQKRLTNCRVISQDDFFKPESEIETDRNGFLQYDVLEALNMDEMMSVISDWMENPRYSLQSTDWASAEEIPILIIEGFLLFNYKPLDTIWNRKYFLTIPYEECKRRRSTRVYEPPDPPGYFDGHVWPMYLKHRREMDDIPLEMVYLDGTKSEEELFSQVYEDLIRELSKQKLTTS; translated from the exons CGTGACCAACGGTGGGAAGACAACATTGGCTAAGAATTTGCAGAAACGCCTCACAAACTGCCGAGTCATTTCCCAGGATGATTTCTTTAAG CCAGAGTCTGAGATAGAGACAGATAGAAATGGATTTTTGCAGTATGATG TTCTTGAAGCACTTAACATGGATGAAATGATGTCAGTCATTTCCGACTGGATGGAAAATCCAAGATACTCCCTGCAGTCAACAGACTGGGCAAGTGCTGAGGAAATCCCCATCTTAATTATTGAAGGATTTCTCCTCTTTAACTATAA GCCCCTTGACACGATTTGGAATCGAAAATATTTTCTGACCATCCCGTATGAAGAatgcaagaggaggaggag TACAAGGGTCTATGAGCCACCGGACCCCCCAGGATACTTCGACGGGCATGTGTGGCCCATGTATCTGAAGCACAGGAGAGAAATGGACGACATCCCCTTGGAAATGG TTTACCTGGATGGAACAAAATCTGAAGAGGAGCTCTTTTCGCAAGTATATGAAGATCTAATACGTGAACTATCAAAGCAGAAGT TGACTACCTCTTAA
- the NMRK1 gene encoding nicotinamide riboside kinase 1 isoform X2 translates to MKTFVIGIGGVTNGGKTTLAKNLQKRLTNCRVISQDDFFKPESEIETDRNGFLQYDVLEALNMDEMMSVISDWMENPRYSLQSTDWASAEEIPILIIEGFLLFNYKPLDTIWNRKYFLTIPYEECKRRRSTRVYEPPDPPGYFDGHVWPMYLKHRREMDDIPLEMVYLDGTKSEEELFSQVYEDLIRELSKQKFSETQRSRSSLRCGVAMSQNPLDCSLPGTA, encoded by the exons CGTGACCAACGGTGGGAAGACAACATTGGCTAAGAATTTGCAGAAACGCCTCACAAACTGCCGAGTCATTTCCCAGGATGATTTCTTTAAG CCAGAGTCTGAGATAGAGACAGATAGAAATGGATTTTTGCAGTATGATG TTCTTGAAGCACTTAACATGGATGAAATGATGTCAGTCATTTCCGACTGGATGGAAAATCCAAGATACTCCCTGCAGTCAACAGACTGGGCAAGTGCTGAGGAAATCCCCATCTTAATTATTGAAGGATTTCTCCTCTTTAACTATAA GCCCCTTGACACGATTTGGAATCGAAAATATTTTCTGACCATCCCGTATGAAGAatgcaagaggaggaggag TACAAGGGTCTATGAGCCACCGGACCCCCCAGGATACTTCGACGGGCATGTGTGGCCCATGTATCTGAAGCACAGGAGAGAAATGGACGACATCCCCTTGGAAATGG TTTACCTGGATGGAACAAAATCTGAAGAGGAGCTCTTTTCGCAAGTATATGAAGATCTAATACGTGAACTATCAAAGCAGAAGT tctcggaaacccaaaggagcagatcTTCCTTGCGCtgtggagtcgctatgagtcagaatccacttgattgca GTTTGCCGGGAACTGCATGA